One Nicotiana tomentosiformis chromosome 1, ASM39032v3, whole genome shotgun sequence genomic window, CCAGTCTCCATCTTTGTCTTCGTAAGTAGGTACATAGTCTGAGCCATTTAAGAGGTCTATCAATTTGCTCTCATTCATGAAATCCTTAAATCCATGATTCCCACAATTTCCTACacaaatttcaagaaaataaatGTTATATAAAGAATTTTAGacacacaaaaaaaataaaaaaaaatagcatATCTTACTCAATCCTCTTTTTTGGTAAGTAAAAAATGTATATTTTGTCTTCATCTCATTTTGGTAATTTTATTGGCAATATGCTGTGAAATTTGtatatgttttatttttttaattctcaGGGATCTAGCTGAACACTTCTAGTCCAACGTAGGGTGATTTCATAGATCTCACCATATCCCTTGATAGTAGGGAGCGATATCCCTTAAAAAAGATCTTAAACGACGTGAATTTTAATTAAAAGGGCCAATAAATTTCGAATACAAGATGATtaaaccaaaacagaaaaataaaaaacttGGAGTGTGCAGGTATATTTAATTGCAAAATATGAAAAGGTAAAAGATTATGTAGGTATATACCAATGGTGAAAGAGCTGAACATTTTGCCAAGGGCATCAGAGAGTTGTTGGTAGCTTTTGTACATCTTTAAGTCCACTTTACGTAAATATGGAGCTCCGTCCACGCTAACTTTCACAAAGGCTGCGCCGCCGCCGGAGCTTTCGCCGTTGCCGGTGCTCTTCTTTTGGACGTTTAGTACATTTTTCCTGAATGATCTCACTGGTGGCCAACCCACAACTTGCGCCCTAAGATAAGGAAATAAAACAATACCATTTTCCATTAGTTCCATGCACTCATAATTTTCCATTAATTATCCCATAAATAAAAGATATTAATTACCTCTTTCTACAACGAAAAAGTTACTCCTATTATTTAGTGCAAAAAAAGAGAAATTAGGTCAAAAGCTTGCCAAGACCTTAAACAAATATTATCAGAGATTCAAATGTTAATTTTTTTAACGAATATTAGATATACAAAGATTTAAATGTAGCAATATAATtagggtattatcacttttaaaccgtgccagaaactatttacatctggtagccgaaaaagtgtataaactttgtataatttttatatataacatacagaatgtatatatgtacaaaaaaatatacatattttatacattttttcggcTGTTATTTTTAAAGCGGCTATTCAGGGTCATTTTTCCAATATAATTACTAAAAATTCATGTATTCGATTTTAATTTGTTTGTAATTGAGTGACTATAATAGTTActctctccgttcacttttacttgtccacaaTGTACTTGTATGCCTCTTAAGAATGATAAGTGAAGTATATATTTTACCATAACACCTATAATAATGAGAGCATTTTAAGAAGTATTGGAAAATAATTTGAAAATGAGTAGTAATTAATGATTAGGGtaaaacaaaggaaaaaaaaatagttctcttgattttttaaaattaaaaagtaaaaataaaaatatatttctaGTATAATGAACAAATAAAATTGTTCAGACAATACTTCTCTAGCTAATAATGGACATAGCTACTTTTGATAAAGTGGTTCAGCTAGATGTAAAGTTTATACTGTTTTATATTAGTATTGTACCATTTGTCAATTGTTATCTTCCTAAGCACACACATGCCTTGTCTCAACAAGAGGTAACAAAGAAATACTCTGTAAAGTACCTCTAGATTTGTTTTCTTCGAATAAATTGTTTACATTTTCAAAAAGAGAGTGAAAAGATAATAAATTAAAGGTCCATGTGTTTTCCACTAAAATGTTGGGTCATGAAAGTAAAAGATTCCAAATGTTTTGTTCTTTTCTCCATCATCCAGACAAAACAAGTACCAAACCACAGCCATACCCATTTCCTATTAAAGTCCAATTTGCTCAAAAAGATAGGTTACAGTTCTGACACCTAACatttagttttttccattttttaggAACAATTTTTTAGAAGAAAATTAAAGTAATTCTACTCAAAAAATTCTCCAAATAATACTTTTGATGTTGCATTACCAAGGGTTTTCCCTTAAATCACTAATTGATCCCTAACAGAGATAAATTACTACGGTTTCTAGCGTGTGATTTGAGATGCAAATCTAGTAATTTATAGTAACATAAAGCACAAAGTAGTTAGAATTTGCATGAGAATATAATAGTAAAAGGAAGAAGTAATAAAAGTGATAATTCGACAACAAAAAGCAGAAAAGAAAACTTTCTTGGTCCCTTAATATTGTACATTTATCATTTTCTACGAGTTAAATTATCATACTCTAAACATAAAACTCAACAGAATTAAGAAATAGTCTGGAATTCCCATATAAAACTAAAGCTCCAAAACCATACAACATGACTTAGAAAATTTCATAAGGAAAAAAGTTAACTACTTTCACGTAAAATGGAACGAAATGATAAAATTACATTGCCATTGTAACTACCGTTACAAATATTatatgaatcaataaataaataaacacacACGTTATATGTTTGTCTGATTTTCTTATCATATATATTTGATTTTCTATTCTTTGAAGAAAGGGTAATATATATATCTACAgtaattatatttttcttttccgtAAAAGAAAAAATTACGCTAAAAATACTTGTTAGGATCAAAATAATCAGTTAACACTTACTTGGCTGGTGGCTTAGAAGGATCAGTGGGAGCAATATTCTTCTTCTCCTTCATTTTGTCAACTTGATTATCAACTGTGGAATCCTTTGAAGAAAGGTTTAGTTTCAAATCAACAGTTTCTGAAAAGACTCTCTTCCCATTATTCTTTGACGTCATTTCACCTTCATTTCCATTAATGGCTCCCGGCAACCCTAGCCTCAGCTCTGTCTCTGCTTCATAATCCAATCGAATTTTGTCACGCTCTGCTCCTATTACGCTCGTCATCTGCCAAGATTTTAACGTGAAAAATCCTTCCTCAACAAAGGACAATGAAATTTTgtccttttttttcttctcttgttTGTTTCTTTGGTGCTTTTCTTTTTAAAGTTGAGAATGAATGAGTAAGAAGGGTATAATGAGCATGAGCAAGCATGCTATATATGATAATATATGTGAAGAGTATGATATATTTTAGAGGGCAAGGATTTTGCGACGTGGAAGTGAATGATTAACCGGGTCGGTCTCGGGTTGTCGGATAGTATATGTCATCACTGACGCCATTTCTTTTTGATTGGGGTTTTAgtttaatttcttctttttttcattttgttttcttgttTGGAATAATAATGGACTAAGCAAGTTGGGTACTGTTTTTGCGCTTACTTTTGTTGCTTAGGCTCCACTTATTGtcgttcttttttcttttcttacagTAATAATCAATAAAAAACCGTGAGCTAAAGCAGTATGATAAGACAATAGAGGGGACAACAATCATAACTTTTTCTTAGCAACCAAAAgataatcaattaattaattaaagggtaaaattattaaaaagaagaaaggtaAAAAGTAACAAAAAGTGAGGAAAGAGACAAGgggcttttttctttttctttttttatagcTAAATGTCCCCTAAATTGTCTGCCTTTTATTCTTGCGTTCAAACTAACTTATAACATAACTCTAGATTTATATCACTCTGTATATTCCCATGCAtttctcatatttttataaatgaaataaaaaaaactaaattgTAAC contains:
- the LOC104104135 gene encoding auxin-responsive protein IAA16; amino-acid sequence: MTSVIGAERDKIRLDYEAETELRLGLPGAINGNEGEMTSKNNGKRVFSETVDLKLNLSSKDSTVDNQVDKMKEKKNIAPTDPSKPPAKAQVVGWPPVRSFRKNVLNVQKKSTGNGESSGGGAAFVKVSVDGAPYLRKVDLKMYKSYQQLSDALGKMFSSFTIGNCGNHGFKDFMNESKLIDLLNGSDYVPTYEDKDGDWMLVGDVPWEMFVDSCKRLRIMKGSEAIGLAPRAVEKCKNRS